Proteins found in one Nocardia brasiliensis ATCC 700358 genomic segment:
- a CDS encoding site-2 protease family protein, with translation MTSAFFAERRSRAVRPSPIFLLVVVITIVGGVLAWDAPLDSTRAKAGVFVLVVFGWVITLCLHEFAHAFTAWRAGDREVELRGYLTLNPLKYSHPLLSIVLPMVFIALGGIGLPGGAVYVHTHNFAPRTQRLISGAGPAVNALCAVLLLVVVQLFGSASSHPALWFGLSFLAFLQITATLLNLIPLPGLDGYGILEPSLSYQTRRSLDQFKPFGMLILFALLFTPAINGVFFDAVYALFEVSGVPADWSRYGSYLTRFWT, from the coding sequence ATGACGTCCGCGTTCTTCGCCGAACGGCGCTCGCGCGCGGTGCGCCCGAGCCCGATCTTCCTGCTGGTCGTCGTCATCACGATCGTCGGCGGCGTGCTCGCCTGGGACGCCCCGCTGGACTCCACCCGAGCCAAGGCCGGGGTGTTCGTGCTGGTCGTGTTCGGCTGGGTGATCACGCTGTGCCTGCACGAATTCGCGCACGCATTCACGGCGTGGCGGGCCGGGGACCGCGAGGTCGAACTGCGCGGCTATCTCACGTTGAACCCGCTGAAGTACAGCCATCCGCTGCTGTCGATCGTGCTGCCGATGGTGTTCATCGCGCTGGGCGGCATCGGCCTGCCCGGCGGCGCGGTCTACGTGCACACCCACAATTTCGCCCCGCGCACCCAGCGGCTCATCAGTGGCGCGGGCCCCGCGGTGAACGCGCTGTGCGCGGTGCTGCTGCTGGTGGTCGTGCAGCTGTTCGGCAGTGCGAGTTCGCATCCCGCGCTGTGGTTCGGGTTGAGCTTCCTCGCGTTCCTGCAGATCACCGCGACCCTGCTGAACCTGATTCCGCTGCCCGGTCTGGACGGCTACGGGATTCTCGAACCGTCGCTGAGCTATCAGACCCGCCGCTCGCTCGATCAGTTCAAGCCGTTCGGCATGCTGATCCTGTTCGCGCTGCTGTTCACGCCCGCGATCAACGGTGTCTTCTTCGACGCGGTGTACGCGCTGTTCGAGGTGTCCGGCGTGCCCGCCGACTGGTCGCGCTACGGCAGCTACCTGACCCGCTTCTGGACTTAG
- a CDS encoding glycosyltransferase yields the protein MTDNPSATVLSVIIPALNEATRIERTLDRLVRQDAVDEIIVVDNGSTDDTRRIVHDYARTHPEVALIEETTPGIPAARNAGFDRARGDFLARTDADTLVDADWGEVVRAHLSAHPDTAAVTGITTYHDSPVGFFLKLGYYLQDRRGKLGGRVGNLHGPNMAIRRAAWLQVGADTTTRADVAEDLDLALCLTKRGFRIDQLKSMRAATSARRRRTNPREWWHFQLTGLRTIAEQGYQVLPLHRAIIVGAWLTHTVQWPIYRFWDFDRRRFTLRPAPPRVSAVGES from the coding sequence ATGACCGACAACCCCTCGGCGACGGTGCTTTCCGTCATCATCCCGGCCCTGAACGAGGCAACCCGGATCGAGCGCACCCTCGATCGCCTGGTCCGCCAGGACGCCGTCGACGAGATCATCGTCGTCGACAACGGGAGCACCGACGACACCCGCCGCATCGTGCACGACTACGCGCGAACCCATCCCGAGGTCGCGCTCATCGAGGAGACCACGCCCGGCATCCCGGCCGCGCGCAACGCCGGATTCGACCGGGCCCGTGGCGATTTCCTGGCCAGGACCGATGCCGACACCCTGGTCGACGCGGACTGGGGCGAGGTGGTCCGCGCGCATCTGAGCGCACACCCCGACACCGCCGCGGTCACCGGGATCACCACCTATCACGACTCACCGGTCGGCTTCTTCTTGAAACTCGGCTACTACCTACAGGATCGGCGCGGCAAGCTCGGCGGCCGGGTCGGCAATCTGCACGGTCCGAACATGGCCATCCGCCGGGCGGCCTGGCTGCAGGTCGGCGCGGACACCACCACCCGCGCCGACGTGGCCGAGGACCTGGATCTCGCGCTGTGCCTGACCAAACGCGGATTTCGGATCGACCAGCTGAAGAGCATGCGGGCCGCGACCTCGGCCCGGCGCCGCCGGACCAACCCGCGGGAATGGTGGCATTTCCAGCTGACCGGCTTGCGCACCATCGCCGAGCAGGGATACCAGGTGCTGCCGCTGCATCGCGCGATCATCGTCGGCGCCTGGCTCACGCACACCGTGCAGTGGCCGATCTATCGATTCTGGGACTTCGACCGGCGCCGGTTCACGCTGCGCCCGGCACCGCCGCGGGTCTCCGCGGTCGGGGAATCCTGA